The Eggerthella guodeyinii sequence TCGTCGAGGCCGCCGCGCTGCTCGAGCGCCGACGCCTCGCACGGGCGGCGTCGAAGGACGACGACCAGGCGCCGGCCTTGCCCCCCGTGCGCGTGAAGGTGCTCGGCGACGGCCCCGACCGCGAGAAGCTCGAGGCGCTCGCGGCGCAGCTCGACGCCCCGGCGGACTTCCTGGGTTACACGGCCTACGAGCTGATGGCCGCCTACCTGTGCGCGTCGGACATCGTGGTGAACTCGCTCGTCACGTCGGCGGTTCAGAGCATCGTGACGAAGATCGGCGACTACCTGGCCAGCGGCAACCCCATGATCAACACGGGCTCGAGCCCCGAGTTCCGCGCGAAGGTGACCGCCGACGGCTTCGGCGTGAACGTCGAGGCGGAAGATGCCGAAGCGCTCGCCGACGCTATCGCCAAGCTCGCGGGGCACGCGTCGCTGCGCAAGATCATGGGCTCGAAGGCGCGCGCCGTCGCCGAGAGCGAGTTCGATCAGCCTCGCGCGTATCGCGAGATCGTGGATTTGCTGCGCACGTTGCTGTGATTTTGGTTGAGCGCCTCGCCAAACCGGGCGCGGCGCGTCAAAATAGGGAGCTTGCATACGCTGATTGCGTGCGATCATGCAGGTCGCACGTCGTTTATAGGGTACCAAGGAGCAATCTTGACTGAGCAGAAACGCATTTCGTTCTCCCCGCCGGACATCACCCAGGCCGAGCTCGACGAGGTCGCCGACGCGCTGAGGAGCGGCTGGATCACCACCGGCCCGAAGACGAAGGAATTCGAGCGTGAGATCGCCCGCTTCGCGCAGGCCGACCGCGCCGCCACGTTCGCCTCGGCCACCGCGGCGCTCGAATGCGCCCTGCGCGCCATCGGCGTGGGACCCGGGGACGAAGTGATCACGAGCGCGTACACCTACACCGCCTCCTGCTCGGTCATCTGCCACGTGGGCGCGACCCCCGTGCTGTGCGACGTGGCGCCCGGCTCCTACGAGATGGACTACGACGCCCTGCCCGGCCTCGTCACCGAGCGCACGCGCGCCATCATCCCCGTCGACATCGCCGGGCGCATGGCGGACTACGAGCGCCTGTTCGCCGCGCTCGACGCCGTGCGCGACCGCTGGAAGCCCGCGACCGAGCTGCAGCGCGCCTTCGACCGCGTCATCGTCCTGGCCGACGCCGCCCACTCGTTCGGCGCGACGTATCGGGGACGTCCCTCCGGGTCGGTGGCCGACTTCACCGCCTTCTCGTTCCACGCCGTGAAGAACCTGACCACGGCCGAGGGCGGCGCGCTCGCGTGGCGCGCGGGCGCGTTCGACTCCGACGAGCTGTACCGCCAGTTCATGCTGCAATCCCTGCACGGCCAGACGAAGGACGCGCTGGCGAAGAACCGCGCGGGCGCCTGGGAGTACGACATCGCCTTCCCCGGCTGGAAGTGCAACATGACCGACATCCAGGCGGCGCTCGGGCTTGCGCAGCTGCGCCGCTACCCCGCCTCGCTCGCCCGCCGGCGCGCAATCGTCGAACGCTACGAGCGCAACCTGCGCGACCGTGACGTCGAGCTGCTGCAGCACTACGGCGAGGGCGGCGAATCGAGCGGGCACCTCATGTTCGTGCGCCTGAGGGCCA is a genomic window containing:
- a CDS encoding DegT/DnrJ/EryC1/StrS family aminotransferase, with product MTEQKRISFSPPDITQAELDEVADALRSGWITTGPKTKEFEREIARFAQADRAATFASATAALECALRAIGVGPGDEVITSAYTYTASCSVICHVGATPVLCDVAPGSYEMDYDALPGLVTERTRAIIPVDIAGRMADYERLFAALDAVRDRWKPATELQRAFDRVIVLADAAHSFGATYRGRPSGSVADFTAFSFHAVKNLTTAEGGALAWRAGAFDSDELYRQFMLQSLHGQTKDALAKNRAGAWEYDIAFPGWKCNMTDIQAALGLAQLRRYPASLARRRAIVERYERNLRDRDVELLQHYGEGGESSGHLMFVRLRAKSQAFRNALIERMADDGVATNVHYKPLPLLTAYRDLGFDIADFPNALAQFENEVTLPLHTLLSDDDVDYVAASFGRAYDKLEAEGVR